From the genome of Halorussus caseinilyticus, one region includes:
- a CDS encoding IMP cyclohydrolase: MYIGRFVVVGPEIAAYRVSSRSFPNRKIIERDSALTVAPTEDAPETDNPYISYNCVRTADAAAVVGNGSHVDPITEKLELGYPARDALAESLLALDYEKDDYDTPRIAGTVGDDGAYVGIVRKDALLVREVSEPTLVATYGRDAPEAFDFAAETADEAAADAYELDFEHPVCAAGVARTDDGFEFAVENRN; encoded by the coding sequence ATGTACATCGGACGATTCGTCGTCGTCGGACCCGAAATCGCGGCGTACCGCGTCTCCTCGCGGTCGTTCCCGAACCGGAAGATTATCGAGCGCGATTCGGCGCTGACCGTCGCGCCGACCGAAGACGCCCCCGAGACGGACAACCCCTACATCTCGTACAACTGCGTCCGGACCGCCGACGCCGCGGCGGTCGTCGGCAACGGGTCGCACGTAGACCCCATCACCGAGAAACTCGAACTCGGCTATCCCGCGCGCGACGCCCTCGCGGAGAGTCTGCTGGCACTCGACTACGAGAAGGACGATTACGACACGCCGCGAATCGCCGGGACCGTCGGCGACGACGGGGCCTACGTCGGCATCGTGCGCAAGGACGCCCTGCTGGTCCGCGAGGTGTCGGAACCGACGCTGGTGGCGACCTACGGGCGAGACGCCCCCGAAGCGTTCGACTTCGCGGCCGAAACCGCAGACGAGGCCGCGGCCGACGCCTACGAACTCGACTTCGAGCATCCGGTCTGCGCCGCCGGGGTCGCGCGGACCGACGACGGGTTCGAGTTCGCCGTCGAGAACCGGAATTAA
- a CDS encoding metallophosphoesterase family protein, giving the protein MKVGVLSDIHSNRVAFEAVLDDMPDVDELVCAGDVVGYNPWPAECVEMVREREIPTVMGNHDRAVASGTAFRFNAMAKAGVEHARERLTDDQLDWLDGLPNERRLFDGRVKVVHGHPDDPDHYTMPSEFSPRLLGDEDVLVMGHTHVQHTERYAEGVVMNPGSVGQPRDGDPQAAYAVLDVDDLTVEERRVAYDINAVQSEVEAVGLPTRIGARLEDGK; this is encoded by the coding sequence ATGAAAGTCGGCGTTCTCTCCGATATTCACTCGAACCGGGTCGCGTTCGAGGCGGTCTTGGACGACATGCCGGACGTGGACGAACTCGTCTGCGCGGGCGACGTGGTAGGGTACAACCCGTGGCCCGCCGAGTGCGTCGAGATGGTCCGCGAACGCGAGATTCCGACGGTGATGGGCAACCACGACCGGGCGGTAGCCTCGGGCACGGCGTTCCGGTTCAACGCGATGGCGAAAGCGGGCGTCGAACACGCCCGCGAACGCCTGACCGACGACCAGTTGGACTGGCTAGACGGTCTGCCGAACGAACGTCGGTTGTTCGACGGCCGGGTGAAAGTCGTCCACGGCCACCCCGACGACCCCGACCACTACACGATGCCCAGCGAGTTCTCCCCGAGGTTGCTCGGCGACGAGGACGTGTTAGTGATGGGCCACACGCACGTCCAGCACACCGAACGGTACGCCGAGGGCGTCGTGATGAACCCCGGAAGCGTGGGCCAACCCCGCGACGGCGACCCGCAGGCGGCCTACGCGGTTCTCGACGTGGACGACCTGACGGTCGAAGAGCGCCGCGTGGCGTACGACATCAACGCCGTCCAATCGGAAGTCGAGGCGGTCGGACTCCCGACCAGAATCGGGGCGCGACTCGAAGACGGGAAGTGA
- a CDS encoding ferredoxin, which translates to MRIEFDRDTCTGMFQCTAEWDAFEENRDDGKADLVDAEEEDDDVFVREVPEDAEFDAKMAARVCPVDAIRVYDDDGEQLVP; encoded by the coding sequence ATGCGAATCGAGTTCGACCGCGACACCTGCACCGGGATGTTCCAGTGTACCGCCGAGTGGGACGCCTTCGAGGAGAACCGCGACGACGGCAAGGCCGACCTCGTGGACGCCGAGGAGGAAGACGACGACGTGTTCGTGCGCGAGGTGCCCGAGGACGCCGAGTTCGACGCGAAGATGGCCGCGCGGGTCTGCCCGGTGGACGCCATCAGGGTCTACGACGACGACGGCGAGCAACTCGTCCCCTGA
- a CDS encoding DUF7089 family protein, whose translation MFEERSPSEEVAAVRESHAPEALVLDSGSDFETLAPERAEDLGLLVDALDPLTYPEEWLPEDAPELLRRFASTDFTVGMPGDGSVAWTRQTDPPVAFVKARVQGSPDDFVDFLIAEALVEIGTGLPEHFLGFFEDQYLALDAALPFDGGSVYQIAAALYDAYLGLHTREVFAGWDDDHPRLFAAWQDAGERIEPRLEGLPASMARDETDFADAAEFACAAVKHGLKLPAPFAALDTEAYRSHGPEYAVKWAEKTFA comes from the coding sequence ATGTTCGAAGAACGGTCGCCGTCCGAAGAGGTCGCGGCGGTCCGCGAGTCTCACGCTCCCGAGGCGCTGGTCCTCGACTCGGGGTCGGACTTCGAGACGCTGGCACCCGAGCGAGCGGAGGACCTCGGCTTGCTCGTGGACGCCCTCGACCCCCTCACCTACCCCGAAGAGTGGCTACCCGAGGACGCGCCGGAACTCCTCCGGCGGTTCGCCTCGACGGACTTCACCGTTGGGATGCCCGGCGACGGGAGCGTGGCGTGGACGCGCCAGACCGACCCGCCGGTCGCGTTCGTGAAGGCCCGCGTGCAGGGGTCGCCCGACGACTTCGTGGACTTCCTGATAGCCGAGGCGCTGGTCGAAATCGGCACCGGACTCCCCGAACACTTCCTCGGATTCTTCGAGGACCAGTACCTCGCGCTAGACGCCGCGCTCCCGTTCGACGGCGGGAGCGTCTATCAAATCGCGGCGGCGCTCTACGACGCTTACCTCGGACTCCACACCCGCGAGGTGTTCGCCGGGTGGGACGACGACCACCCGCGCCTGTTCGCGGCGTGGCAGGACGCTGGCGAGCGCATCGAACCGCGTCTGGAGGGGCTTCCGGCGTCGATGGCGCGCGACGAGACCGACTTCGCGGACGCCGCGGAGTTCGCCTGCGCCGCGGTGAAACACGGTCTGAAACTCCCCGCGCCGTTCGCGGCGCTCGACACCGAAGCCTACCGGAGCCACGGCCCGGAGTACGCGGTGAAGTGGGCCGAGAAGACGTTTGCGTGA